A genomic segment from Macrobrachium rosenbergii isolate ZJJX-2024 chromosome 30, ASM4041242v1, whole genome shotgun sequence encodes:
- the LOC136855078 gene encoding uncharacterized protein, translated as MGDGLGYSDKDAILNTDSVTAAEQQVSSSSEPGNGEVGSSVSGSAAIASVVKGTHNASQGADMINNGQSASGPEKSEVGSSLSGSVVQSSLGPSAAEGCLQASLNDVQYNCSSRNKDGRAQAMPPTPPSARENGTEGQEDIVRQDEEGGPESEIGPDHNLQYHGGVQAMPPPPPRPVSENSVERQEDIAGQGNQRDPIPEIINSPRRDGNESDHILDYEAQGMLPPLNENDQVGDLAESPEPEIVNIFEDDIDILIDEADFDFEGFAYLPYGFDFQN; from the exons ATGGGAGACGGTTTAGGATATTCAGATAAGGACGCCATCTTGAACACAGATTCCGTCACTGCTGCTGAACAGCAGGTTAG TTCTTCCAGTGAGCCAGGAAACGGTGAAGTGGGTAGTTCAGTGTCTGGCAGTGCTGCGATAGCCTCAGTGGTTAAGGGGACCCATAATGCATCACAAGGCGCTGATATGATTAATAATGGACA GTCTGCCAGTGGACCAGAAAAGAGTGAAGTGGGTAGTTCATTGTCTGGCAGTGTTGTGCAAAGCAGTCTTGGACCCTCAGCGGCTGAGGGTTGTCTCCAGGCCTCGCTAAATGATGTTCAGTATAACTGCAGCAGCCG AAACAAAGATGGAAGAGCTCAAGCAATGCCCCCTACCCCTCCTTCTGCACGGGAAAATGGCACTGAAGGGCAAGAAGATATTGTTAGACAAGATGAAGAAGGCGGCCCAGAGTCAGAAATTGGGCCTGACCATAATTTGCAATATCATGGAGGAGTTCAAgcaatgcctcctcctcctccccgtcctGTAAGTGAAAACAGCGTTGAAAGGCAAGAAGATATTGCTGGGCAAGGTAACCAAAGAGACCCTATACCAGAAATTATCAATTCTCCTAGAAGAGATGGAAACGAATCTGACCATATTCTGGATTATGAAGCTCAAGGAATGCTTCCTCCTCTGAATGAAAATGACCAAGTAGGTGATCTAGCAGAAAGCCCAGAACCTGAGATTGTCAATATCTTTGAAGATGACATTGACATTTTAATTGATGAGgctgattttgattttgaaggGTTTGCCTATTTGCCATATGGgtttgattttcaaaattaa
- the LOC136855082 gene encoding uncharacterized protein isoform X2 produces the protein MGFIPAGSNELVSHHIGSCQVMKGKGINSTKPPVKRTPLNFLTREIATLRQLFPQIAGAVPLMTSFPVLLRNLPSKFLLGETQLSKSTLGYLGKTRRGKRHRPGSASGQESSEVGSSSSGSAVEGSRGPSVVEGFLQASLNDNQHNCSRRVENGSDRSTEHYGGAQTMPPPPPPPPARENDVEGQEDIAGQGGQEDPQPEIINIFRRDDLEYGDQGMPPPLHENGNGVQDAVEQDDPDDQEQEIVYEFRHEAEIVFNRNLEHDWEVLELPQAGPEDLQGQGDLVEGPIPEIFNIPENEDGIFIEEDAPILLPENEFVHLPDRFNFQI, from the exons gcCAAGTGATGAAAGGGAAGGGGATCAACTCCACCAAACCCCCGGTCAAGAGAACACCTCTCAATTTCCTCACGAGAGAGATAGCAACATTGAGACAGCTCTTTCCTCAAATCGCAGGTGCCGTTCCCCTGATGACGAGTTTTCCTGTCCTCCTAAGAAATCTCCCCTCGAAATTTCTCTTGG GTGAGACACAGCTTTCTAAGAGCACCTTGGGGTACTTGGGTAAAACAAGGAGAGGGAAACGTCATCGCCCAGG GTCTGCTAGTGGACAAGAAAGTAGTGAAGTGGGTAGTTCATCGTCTGGCAGTGCTGTGGAAGGCAGTCGCGGACCCTCAGTGGTTGAGGGTTTTCTCCAGGCATCGCTAAATGATAATCAGCATAACTGCAGCAGACG AGTTGAAAATGGATCTGATCGCAGTACTGAACATTATGGAGGAGCTCAAacaatgcctcctcctcctccacctcctcctgcaCGGGAAAATGACGTTGAAGGCCAAGAAGATATTGCTGGACAAGGTGGCCAAGAGGACCCACAACcagaaattatcaatatttttcgaAGAGATGATTTGGAATATGGAGATCAAGGAATGCCTCCTCCTCTGCATGAAAATGGTAATGGAGTTCAAGATGCTGTTGAACAAGATGATCCAGATgaccaagagcaagaaattgtaTATGAATTTAGACATGAAGCTGAAATTGTATTTAATCGTAATCTGGAACATGATTGGGAAGTTCTAGAGTTGCCTCAAGCAGGTCCAGAAGATTTGCAAGGTCAAGGTGATCTAGTAGAAGGCCCAATCCCTGAGATCTTCAATATCCCTGAAAATGAAGATGGCATTTTCATTGAGGAGGATGCACCAATTCTGTTACCTGAGAATGAGTTTGTCCATCTTCCAGAtagatttaattttcaaatttaa
- the LOC136855082 gene encoding uncharacterized protein isoform X3, whose product MPSVLPNSRQMGQTLGQVMKGKGINSTKPPVKRTPLNFLTREIATLRQLFPQIAGAVPLMTSFPVLLRNLPSKFLLGETQLSKSTLGYLGKTRRGKRHRPGSASGQESSEVGSSSSGSAVEGSRGPSVVEGFLQASLNDNQHNCSRRVENGSDRSTEHYGGAQTMPPPPPPPPARENDVEGQEDIAGQGGQEDPQPEIINIFRRDDLEYGDQGMPPPLHENGNGVQDAVEQDDPDDQEQEIVYEFRHEAEIVFNRNLEHDWEVLELPQAGPEDLQGQGDLVEGPIPEIFNIPENEDGIFIEEDAPILLPENEFVHLPDRFNFQI is encoded by the exons ATGCCGTCAGTGCTTCCGAACAGCAGGCAGATGGGTCAGACACTAG gcCAAGTGATGAAAGGGAAGGGGATCAACTCCACCAAACCCCCGGTCAAGAGAACACCTCTCAATTTCCTCACGAGAGAGATAGCAACATTGAGACAGCTCTTTCCTCAAATCGCAGGTGCCGTTCCCCTGATGACGAGTTTTCCTGTCCTCCTAAGAAATCTCCCCTCGAAATTTCTCTTGG GTGAGACACAGCTTTCTAAGAGCACCTTGGGGTACTTGGGTAAAACAAGGAGAGGGAAACGTCATCGCCCAGG GTCTGCTAGTGGACAAGAAAGTAGTGAAGTGGGTAGTTCATCGTCTGGCAGTGCTGTGGAAGGCAGTCGCGGACCCTCAGTGGTTGAGGGTTTTCTCCAGGCATCGCTAAATGATAATCAGCATAACTGCAGCAGACG AGTTGAAAATGGATCTGATCGCAGTACTGAACATTATGGAGGAGCTCAAacaatgcctcctcctcctccacctcctcctgcaCGGGAAAATGACGTTGAAGGCCAAGAAGATATTGCTGGACAAGGTGGCCAAGAGGACCCACAACcagaaattatcaatatttttcgaAGAGATGATTTGGAATATGGAGATCAAGGAATGCCTCCTCCTCTGCATGAAAATGGTAATGGAGTTCAAGATGCTGTTGAACAAGATGATCCAGATgaccaagagcaagaaattgtaTATGAATTTAGACATGAAGCTGAAATTGTATTTAATCGTAATCTGGAACATGATTGGGAAGTTCTAGAGTTGCCTCAAGCAGGTCCAGAAGATTTGCAAGGTCAAGGTGATCTAGTAGAAGGCCCAATCCCTGAGATCTTCAATATCCCTGAAAATGAAGATGGCATTTTCATTGAGGAGGATGCACCAATTCTGTTACCTGAGAATGAGTTTGTCCATCTTCCAGAtagatttaattttcaaatttaa
- the LOC136855082 gene encoding uncharacterized protein isoform X1 — MGDGFGHTDKDVISNTDAVSASEQQADGSDTSSSSEPGNGEVGSSVSGSAAIASVVEGTHNAPQDADLINNRQPSDEREGDQLHQTPGQENTSQFPHERDSNIETALSSNRRCRSPDDEFSCPPKKSPLEISLGSASGQESSEVGSSSSGSAVEGSRGPSVVEGFLQASLNDNQHNCSRRVENGSDRSTEHYGGAQTMPPPPPPPPARENDVEGQEDIAGQGGQEDPQPEIINIFRRDDLEYGDQGMPPPLHENGNGVQDAVEQDDPDDQEQEIVYEFRHEAEIVFNRNLEHDWEVLELPQAGPEDLQGQGDLVEGPIPEIFNIPENEDGIFIEEDAPILLPENEFVHLPDRFNFQI, encoded by the exons ATGGGAGACGGTTTTGGACACACAGATAAGGACGTCATCTCGAACACCGATGCCGTCAGTGCTTCCGAACAGCAGGCAGATGGGTCAGACACTAG TTCTTCCAGTGAACCAGGAAACGGTGAAGTGGGTAGTTCAGTGTCTGGCAGTGCTGCGATAGCCTCAGTGGTTGAGGGGACCCATAATGCACCACAAGACGCTGACCTGATTAATAATAGACA gcCAAGTGATGAAAGGGAAGGGGATCAACTCCACCAAACCCCCGGTCAAGAGAACACCTCTCAATTTCCTCACGAGAGAGATAGCAACATTGAGACAGCTCTTTCCTCAAATCGCAGGTGCCGTTCCCCTGATGACGAGTTTTCCTGTCCTCCTAAGAAATCTCCCCTCGAAATTTCTCTTGG GTCTGCTAGTGGACAAGAAAGTAGTGAAGTGGGTAGTTCATCGTCTGGCAGTGCTGTGGAAGGCAGTCGCGGACCCTCAGTGGTTGAGGGTTTTCTCCAGGCATCGCTAAATGATAATCAGCATAACTGCAGCAGACG AGTTGAAAATGGATCTGATCGCAGTACTGAACATTATGGAGGAGCTCAAacaatgcctcctcctcctccacctcctcctgcaCGGGAAAATGACGTTGAAGGCCAAGAAGATATTGCTGGACAAGGTGGCCAAGAGGACCCACAACcagaaattatcaatatttttcgaAGAGATGATTTGGAATATGGAGATCAAGGAATGCCTCCTCCTCTGCATGAAAATGGTAATGGAGTTCAAGATGCTGTTGAACAAGATGATCCAGATgaccaagagcaagaaattgtaTATGAATTTAGACATGAAGCTGAAATTGTATTTAATCGTAATCTGGAACATGATTGGGAAGTTCTAGAGTTGCCTCAAGCAGGTCCAGAAGATTTGCAAGGTCAAGGTGATCTAGTAGAAGGCCCAATCCCTGAGATCTTCAATATCCCTGAAAATGAAGATGGCATTTTCATTGAGGAGGATGCACCAATTCTGTTACCTGAGAATGAGTTTGTCCATCTTCCAGAtagatttaattttcaaatttaa
- the LOC136855082 gene encoding uncharacterized protein isoform X4, translating to MGDGFGHTDKDVISNTDAVSASEQQADGSDTRPSDEREGDQLHQTPGQENTSQFPHERDSNIETALSSNRRCRSPDDEFSCPPKKSPLEISLGSASGQESSEVGSSSSGSAVEGSRGPSVVEGFLQASLNDNQHNCSRRVENGSDRSTEHYGGAQTMPPPPPPPPARENDVEGQEDIAGQGGQEDPQPEIINIFRRDDLEYGDQGMPPPLHENGNGVQDAVEQDDPDDQEQEIVYEFRHEAEIVFNRNLEHDWEVLELPQAGPEDLQGQGDLVEGPIPEIFNIPENEDGIFIEEDAPILLPENEFVHLPDRFNFQI from the exons ATGGGAGACGGTTTTGGACACACAGATAAGGACGTCATCTCGAACACCGATGCCGTCAGTGCTTCCGAACAGCAGGCAGATGGGTCAGACACTAG gcCAAGTGATGAAAGGGAAGGGGATCAACTCCACCAAACCCCCGGTCAAGAGAACACCTCTCAATTTCCTCACGAGAGAGATAGCAACATTGAGACAGCTCTTTCCTCAAATCGCAGGTGCCGTTCCCCTGATGACGAGTTTTCCTGTCCTCCTAAGAAATCTCCCCTCGAAATTTCTCTTGG GTCTGCTAGTGGACAAGAAAGTAGTGAAGTGGGTAGTTCATCGTCTGGCAGTGCTGTGGAAGGCAGTCGCGGACCCTCAGTGGTTGAGGGTTTTCTCCAGGCATCGCTAAATGATAATCAGCATAACTGCAGCAGACG AGTTGAAAATGGATCTGATCGCAGTACTGAACATTATGGAGGAGCTCAAacaatgcctcctcctcctccacctcctcctgcaCGGGAAAATGACGTTGAAGGCCAAGAAGATATTGCTGGACAAGGTGGCCAAGAGGACCCACAACcagaaattatcaatatttttcgaAGAGATGATTTGGAATATGGAGATCAAGGAATGCCTCCTCCTCTGCATGAAAATGGTAATGGAGTTCAAGATGCTGTTGAACAAGATGATCCAGATgaccaagagcaagaaattgtaTATGAATTTAGACATGAAGCTGAAATTGTATTTAATCGTAATCTGGAACATGATTGGGAAGTTCTAGAGTTGCCTCAAGCAGGTCCAGAAGATTTGCAAGGTCAAGGTGATCTAGTAGAAGGCCCAATCCCTGAGATCTTCAATATCCCTGAAAATGAAGATGGCATTTTCATTGAGGAGGATGCACCAATTCTGTTACCTGAGAATGAGTTTGTCCATCTTCCAGAtagatttaattttcaaatttaa
- the LOC136855082 gene encoding uncharacterized protein isoform X5, giving the protein MKGKGINSTKPPVKRTPLNFLTREIATLRQLFPQIAGAVPLMTSFPVLLRNLPSKFLLGETQLSKSTLGYLGKTRRGKRHRPGSASGQESSEVGSSSSGSAVEGSRGPSVVEGFLQASLNDNQHNCSRRVENGSDRSTEHYGGAQTMPPPPPPPPARENDVEGQEDIAGQGGQEDPQPEIINIFRRDDLEYGDQGMPPPLHENGNGVQDAVEQDDPDDQEQEIVYEFRHEAEIVFNRNLEHDWEVLELPQAGPEDLQGQGDLVEGPIPEIFNIPENEDGIFIEEDAPILLPENEFVHLPDRFNFQI; this is encoded by the exons ATGAAAGGGAAGGGGATCAACTCCACCAAACCCCCGGTCAAGAGAACACCTCTCAATTTCCTCACGAGAGAGATAGCAACATTGAGACAGCTCTTTCCTCAAATCGCAGGTGCCGTTCCCCTGATGACGAGTTTTCCTGTCCTCCTAAGAAATCTCCCCTCGAAATTTCTCTTGG GTGAGACACAGCTTTCTAAGAGCACCTTGGGGTACTTGGGTAAAACAAGGAGAGGGAAACGTCATCGCCCAGG GTCTGCTAGTGGACAAGAAAGTAGTGAAGTGGGTAGTTCATCGTCTGGCAGTGCTGTGGAAGGCAGTCGCGGACCCTCAGTGGTTGAGGGTTTTCTCCAGGCATCGCTAAATGATAATCAGCATAACTGCAGCAGACG AGTTGAAAATGGATCTGATCGCAGTACTGAACATTATGGAGGAGCTCAAacaatgcctcctcctcctccacctcctcctgcaCGGGAAAATGACGTTGAAGGCCAAGAAGATATTGCTGGACAAGGTGGCCAAGAGGACCCACAACcagaaattatcaatatttttcgaAGAGATGATTTGGAATATGGAGATCAAGGAATGCCTCCTCCTCTGCATGAAAATGGTAATGGAGTTCAAGATGCTGTTGAACAAGATGATCCAGATgaccaagagcaagaaattgtaTATGAATTTAGACATGAAGCTGAAATTGTATTTAATCGTAATCTGGAACATGATTGGGAAGTTCTAGAGTTGCCTCAAGCAGGTCCAGAAGATTTGCAAGGTCAAGGTGATCTAGTAGAAGGCCCAATCCCTGAGATCTTCAATATCCCTGAAAATGAAGATGGCATTTTCATTGAGGAGGATGCACCAATTCTGTTACCTGAGAATGAGTTTGTCCATCTTCCAGAtagatttaattttcaaatttaa